A single genomic interval of Gossypium raimondii isolate GPD5lz chromosome 11, ASM2569854v1, whole genome shotgun sequence harbors:
- the LOC105803313 gene encoding uncharacterized protein LOC105803313, translating into MENNSGIMGLREDEIELELRLSIGGSFGKAENLKPIKKETKPNDVPVVDLGENLVFDPQMKRKIQALRRQEAKKKREEKQQKRGTTIPSRCRDDVTEERECKKNKVEEFFGGVNLNLSTELNNPPAAYPVLPVRVPCPYPHLQFVPLANGFPYPCVNTVPCWGEKGVAMNGGFQTGRVHDGNNGYDSEQNSSKDERNRKTGSNESPMYSSSVVSDLQSSSNQGGRSSESGTNTSPCQPAEHTQINCSAGSNQKGRSEQSCTSHQNDSAQSMDKCSKGGIEKTPSLESTSLNLKKAPPKPEIKTINSTKDTNKGEMGKPPKPPAPPIHDGIVSLRNMPCVSTTGNGPDGKTINGFLYRYTKSEVSIICVCHGSLFSPAEFVQHAGGSDVSHPLRHITVIHPAIQQM; encoded by the exons atggaaaataacaGTGGGATTATGGGGTTAAGAGAGGACGAGATTGAGCTGGAGCTGAGATTATCAATCGGAGGAAGCTTTGGAAAAGCCGAGAATTTAAAGCCCatcaagaaagaaacaaaacccAATGATGTGCCGGTTGTAGATCTCGGGGAAAACTTGGTTTTTGATCCACAAATGAAACGCAAGATTCAAGCTTTAAGGAGACAAGAAGCGAAGAAGAAACGAGAAGAGAAGCAGCAGAAAAGAGGGACAACAATACCATCAAGATGCCGCGACGATGTAACAGAGGAAAGAGAATGTAAGAAGAACAAAGTTGAAGAATTTTTTGGTGGTGTAAACCTTAATCTGAGCACCGAACTAAATAATCCGCCGGCGGCGTACCCAGTTCTTCCGGTGCGGGTCCCGTGTCCCTACCCTCATCTCCAGTTTGTGCCACTCGCCAATGGCTTCCCCTATCCTTGCGTAAATACGGTGCCTTGTTGGGGTGAGAAGGGCGTGGCGATGAATGGCGGGTTTCAGACGGGTCGTGTGCATGATGGAAATAATGGATATGATTCTGAGCAGAATAGCAGCAAAGATGAAAGGAATAGGAAAACTGGATCAAACGAGTCTCCCATGTATAGTTCCTCTGTGGTTTCGGATCTTCAAAGCTCTTCTAATCAAG GTGGTCGAAGCAGTGAATCAGGGACCAACACAAGTCCTTGTCAACCGGCCGAACATACTCAAATAAATTGTTCTGCTGGAAGCAATCAAAAGGGGCGGTCTGAACAAAGTTGTACCTCCCACCAAAACGACTCCGCCCAAAGCATGGACAAATGTAGCAAAGGCGGCATCGAAAAGACGCCATCCTTGGAATCCACTTCATTGAACCTTAAGAAAGCACCACCGAAACCCGAAATTAAAACCATCAATTCAACCAAAGATACCAACAAGGGGGAGATGGGAAAACCTCCCAAGCCTCCAGCTCCTCCTATTCACGACGGCATCGTTTCCCTTCGTAACATGCCTTGCGTTTCGACGACGGGCAATGGCCCCGATGGCAAAACCATAAACGGTTTTCTGTACAGATATACGAAATCAGAGGTGAGCATCATTTGTGTGTGCCATGGAAGCTTATTCTCACCGGCCGAGTTTGTGCAGCATGCTGGAGGTAGTGATGTATCGCATCCTCTGAGACACATTACCGTGATTCATCCCGCTATACAACAAATGTAG